The genomic region GATCGCCCGCTCGGCCACCTCGACGCGCGACTCGCCGTCCGGCGGCGTGTACGTCGGGTCGGTGCGCCACACGGTGACCGCGCCCGGCCACTCCTGCTCCACCTCGGCCGTGGTCAGCCCCTGCCACTTGCCCAGGTGCGTCTCGCGCAGGCGTTCGTCGATGCGCAACGGCACTTCCGCGGACGTGGTGAACACACGCGCCGTCTCGCGCGCACGTTGCAGATCGGAGGCCACCACGATCTCCGGTTCGAACCCGGCGAGCACCGGGACGGCGAACCTGGCCTGGTTCAAGCCGGTCTCGGTGAGCGCCGAGTCCAGGTGCCCCTGCAGACGGCCGGTCGCGTTGTAGTCGGTCTCACCGTGCCGCCACAGCACGAGCCGGCTCAGGGCCATCAGCTACCTCTATTCAGCCGTGGAGTCGGCGGGGACGTCCGCTTCGAACTCGATGCGCGGGCAGTCCTTCCACAACCGCTCCAGGCCGTAGAAGCTGCGCTCCTCCGTGTGCTGCACGTGCACGACGACGTCCACGAAGTCCAGCAGCACCCAACGGCCCTCGCGGGCTCCTTCGCGGCGCACCGGCTTCGTGCCGGCCTCCCGCAGCTTCTCCTCGATGTTGTCGACGATCGCGCCGACCTGCCGCTCGTTCGGAGCGGACGCGATCACGAACACGTCGGTGATCACGAGCTGGTCGGAGACGTCGAGCACCGTAACGTCGTGCGCCTTCTTGTCGGCCGCTGCGTTCGCCGCGACCAGCGCCAGCCGTCGTGCCTCGTCGGTGGCTGCCACGTCACTCCTCTGACTTCCGGCGGGCGTCGATACGCCCACACGAGTTACTGAGGGTACCGGCGCCTGCCAACTGGTAGTGCGCACGCACGCATGACGAAGGCCACCTCAGCGCCCTGAGGTGGCCTTCACCTGCGCCGATGCTTAGATCGGGCGGACCTGCTGGGCCTGCGGGCCCTTCTGGCCCTGGCCGACCTCGAACTCGACCTTCTGGTTCTCCTCGAGCGAGCGGAAACCCTTGGACTGGATCTCCGAGTAGTGCACGAAGACGTCAGCCGAGCCGTCGTCGGGGGCGATGAAGCCGAACCCCTTCTCGGCGTTGAACCACTTCACGGTGCCTGTAGCCAAAGTCTTGCCTTCCACGAACCAGCAACAACCCGTCGATTGTTGCTCCCCGAGACCGAGGATGCACGCAAAATCCACTCGAACGTGATTACGACTCGGAGTACAAGCCCGTCTTGGCGATGTACTGGACCACCCCGTCCGGAACCAGGTACCACACCGGCTGACCTGAGGCGGTGCGGGCGCGGCAGCCCGTGGAGGAGATCGCCATGGCCGGGACCTCGACCAACGACACGGCTCCCGGCGGTAGGTGGTGGTCGTTCAGCGTGTAGCCCGGACGGGTGACTCCGATGAAATGGGCCAACGCGAACGCGTCCGCCGCGCGTTTCCAGGACAGGATCTGCTCGAGGGCGTCCGCGCCGGTGATGAAGAACAGGTCGGCGTTCGGGTACTGCGCCTTCAGGTCCGTGAGCGTGTCCACGGTGTAGGTGGGGCCGTCGCGGTCGATGTCCACGCGACTGACCGAGAACCGGGGGTTGGACGCCGTGGCGATGACCGTCATCAGATAGCGGTCCTCCGCCGGCGACACCTCGCGCGACGCCTTCTGCCAGGGCTGACCCGTCGGCACGAAGATCACGCGGTCCAGGTCGAACCTCGCCTGCACCTCGCTCGCGGCCACGAGGTGACCGTGGTGGATGGGGTCGAACGTGCCACCCATGACGCCGATGCGCATCGAATCAGCGTAGACGGGCGCCGGACCGCTCCCGAGATCCGGCGCCCGTCGTGCTGATCACACCGCACGGCCCAGGGGGAGGACGGGCCGTACGGGTCGCGGCCCACCCCGAAGCAGAGCCGCGCACCTGAGGAACGCACCCGCCACTCCCCCGTGACGCGACTCCGCCAAGATTTTCCTCACCAGCTCACCCGTAGCCGGATCGGGCCCCTGACCAGCGATCCCTTCCGGAACTCGACGGGTTCGACCAGGCGCAGACCCGGCATCCGGCGCAACACCGCCGCCAACGCCACGTGCAGCTCCATCCTGGCGAGCTGCGAACCGAGGCAGAAGTGGATGCCGTGCCCGAACTGCATGTGCTGGCCGACCTCTCGATCGACGTCCAGCTCGCCGCTGTTCGGGTAGACGGACTCGTCCCGGTTGGCCGACGACACCACGACGAGCAGGGCGTCACCCTCCTTGACCTGCGCGTTGCCGACCTGGACGTCCTCGGTCGCGATGCGCGGGAAGCCGGCACCGCTGCCGAGCGGGACGAACCGGAGCAGCTCCTCGACCGCGCCGGGGACGGCCGCGGGGTCGTCGAGCAGGCGTTGCCACGCGTCCGGGCGTTCCAGCAGCGTGATGACGCTGTTGCCGAGCATGTTGGCCGTGGTCTCGTGACCCGCGACCAGCAACGTGATGCCGAACCGGACGAGCTCGTCCTCGCTGAGCCGGTCATCGTTGTCACGGGCGGCGACGAGTGCGCTGTACAGGTCGTCCGTGGGGTGCGCACGGCGTTTCGCGACAAGTGCGGTGAAGTAGGCGTGGAGCTTCGTCATGCCTTCCAGCGCTGCTTGCGGGGTGTCGTTGCCGACCGTGCCCATCACCTGGTCCGACCAGCCGCGGAACTCGGCGCGGTCCTCGAAGGGCACGCCGAGCAGCTCGCAGATGATCGTGACCGGGAACGGCATCGTGAAGCCTCGACCAGGTCACCGGGGTTGTCCAGGCGGTCGAGCAGGTCCTCGGTGATCTCCTGGGCGCGCGGCCGCAGTTCCTCGATCCGCCGCACCGTGAACGCCTTCGACACAAGCCGGCGCATGCGCGCGTGGTCCTCGCCGTCGGAGGTGAGGATCGACCCGCCCGGCGCGATGAGGGGCTGCATCCTCGGCACGTCCTGGTTGATCGTGCGCGCACGGCTGAACCGCGGGTCGCCCAGGACGAACTTGGTCTCGTCGTACGACGTGACGAGCCAGCCCTCGCCGCCGTAGGGGAACGTCACGCGCGTGACCGGCTCGTCACGCCGTAACCGTTCATAGGTCGGATCGAGGGCTAGGCCGTCAGGTTCGGAGAACGGGTAGGTGGGAGCCATACCTCCGAAGGTAGAGCTACGCCTTGGGACGCGTGTGTCCTTCGCCCCACGCGACCCATTTCGTGGACGTCAGCTCGGTCAGGCCCATCGGACCGCGCGCGTGCAGCTTCTGCGTGGAGATGCCGATCTCCGCACCCATGCCGAACTCCGCGCCATCAGTGAACGCGGTGGAGGCGTTGACGAACACCGCCGCGGCGTCCACACGAGCCGTGAACTTGCGCGCCGCCGCGACGTCGTTCGTCACGATGGCCTCGCTGTGCCCGGAGCCGTACTGCGCGATGTGCTTCACCGCGTCGTCGAGAGAGCCGACCACCCTCGCGGCGATGTCGAGGCTCAGGTACTCGGTGCCCCAGTCGTCGTCGGTCGCCGCTTCGACGTTCGGCTGCTGGGCGAACTGCTCGTCGCCGTGAACGGTCACGTCCTCCTGCTGCAACGCCTTGGTGATGCGCGGGACGAACTGCGCGGCCACGTCCTTGTGCACGAGCAGGGACTCCGCCGCGTTGCACACGCTGGTGCGCCGGGTCTTGGAGTTGAGGACGATGCTCTCGGCCATGTCCAGGTCGGCGTGCGCGTCCACGTAGACGTGGCAGTTGCCGACGCCGGTCTCGATCGTGGGAACGGTCGCCTGCTCCACGACGGCGTTGATCAGACCGGAGCCGCCGCGCGGGATCACCAGGTCGACCAGGCCGCGCGCGGTGATCAGGTGCGTGACGGACGCGCGGTCGTGGCACGGCAGCAGCTGCACGCAGTCGGCCGGCAAGTTCACGCTTTCGAGTGCATCGCGCAGAACGGCGACGAGCGTCGTGTTCGAGTGTTCGGCGGTCGAGGAACCACGCAGCAGCGCGGCGTTGCCCGACTTCAGCGCGAGACCGGCGGCGTCGACCGTGACGTTCGGGCGGCCCTCGTAGACCATGCCGACGACGCCCATCGGGACGCGGACCTGCTTGAGCTCCAGCCCGTTCGGCAGGATCGAGCCGCGCACCACCTCGCCGACCGGGTCGGCAAGTCCCGCAACGGTTTCCAGGCCGTTGGCCACAGCGTCGACCCGCGCTTCGGTCAGCGTGAGGCGGTCGAGGATGTTCTCCGGCAGACCGGCGGCCCTGCCCGCTTCGAGGTCCTTCTGGTTGGCCTCGAGGATCTCCGGCGCGCGGTTGCGGAGGGCGGCGGCCATCTCGTGCAGCGCAGCGTCCTTGCGCTCACGGGTGGCGAGGACGAGTTCGTCGGCGGCGACGCGGGCGCGGCGGGCTGCGGCGTGCACCTGGTCGCGCAGGTCTTCAGTCACCCTTCACACCTTACGACCTGCGGCAACGAGAATTGTCAGAGGTCCCTGGCATGCTTGCTCCCCATGGACGACATCGCACTGCGGGAACTGGCGGAGGAACGCCTCCGGGCACTGGCGGGCCCGGAAGCGGTGCTGCGCGAGGACCAGTGGACGGCGATCCACACGCTGGTGGCGCAGCGGCGCAGGGCTCTCGTCGTCCAGCGCACCGGGTGGGGCAAGTCGGCGGTCTACTTCATCGCCACGGCGCTGCTGCGCCAGCTCGGTGAGGGCCCCACGGTCATCGTCTCGCCGCTGCTCGCGTTGATGCGCAACCAGGTCGACGCGGCGGCGCGGGCCGGGGTGCACGCGGTGACGATCAACTCCGCGAACACCGACGAGTGGGACGCGGTGCAGGAGCAGGTCACCGCCGGCGAGGTGGACGTGCTCCTGGTGAGTCCGGAACGGCTGAACAACCCCGACTTCCGGGACACGGTGCTGCCCTCGCTGACGGCCTCGGCCGGTCTGCTCGTGGTCGACGAGGCGCACTGCATCTCGGACTGGGGTCACGACTTCCGGCCGGACTACCGCAGGCTGCGGACGCTGCTGACGGAGCTGCCACCGGGCGTGCCGGTGCTGGCGACGACGGCGACGGCCAACGACAGGGTGGTCCACGACGTCACCGAGCAACTGGGGCTCGGTGCCGACGAGGGCACGCTGGTGCTGCGCGGGCCGCTGGACCGCGACAGCCTGCGGTTGCACGTCGCGCTGCTGCCGACCGCCGAGTCCCGGCTGGGCTGGCTCGCGGAGCAGCTCGACCGGCTGCCGGGCTCGGGGATCATCTACACCCTCACGGTCGCGGCGGCGGACGACATCGCGGCCTTCCTGTCCGACCGCGGCTTCGCGGTGGCCGCGTACTCGGGCAAGACCGAGACCGCCGAACGCCAGCGGGCCGAGGAGGACCTGCTCGGCAACAAGGTCAAAGCCCTTGTCGCCACCTCTGCCCTGGGCATGGGTTTCGACAAGCCGGACCTGGGTTTCGTCGTGCACGTCGGCGCGCCCTCCTCCCCCATCGCCTACTACCAGCAGATCGGCCGGGCGGGCCGCGGCGTCGAACGCGCCGAGGTGATCCTGCTGCCGGGCCACGAGGACCGCGACATCTGGGCGTACTTCGCGTCCCTCGCGTTCCCGGCCGAGGTGGTCGTGCGACAAGTTCTGTCCGCGTTGTCCGGAGCGGGCAAACCTCTGTCGACGGCCGCGCTGGAGCCGGTGGTCGAGCTGTCGCGCGGGCGGCTCGAGGTCGTGCTCAAGGTGCTGGACGTGGACGGCGCCGTCCGCCGCGTGCGCGGTGGCTGGGAGGCGACCGGGCAGCCGTGGGAGTACGACGGCGAGCGGTACGCGCGCATCGCCGAGGCCCGCCGCGCCGAGCAGCAGGTGATGATCGAGTACCAGCGGACGTCGTCGTGCCGGATGAAGTTCCTGCAGGACCAGCTCGACGACCCGACGGCGCGCGACTGCGGCCGGTGTGACAACTGCACCGGTGAACGGTTGTCGGTGGCCGTGTCGGAGACCGCGGCCGGTGCGGCCCGCGAACGCCTGCTCCGGCCGGGCGTCGACGTGGCGCCGCGCAAGATGTGGCCGACCGGCATGGCCGCGATCGGGGTCCCGTTGTCCGGCAAGATCCCCGCGGCCGAGGTGGCGGCCACGGGGCGCGCGCTGGGCAGGCTCACCGACATCGGCTGGGGCAACAGGTTGCGCGACCTGCTCGCCGACGGGGTCGACCAGGAGATCCCCGACGACGTGTTCGCCGCCTGCGTGAAGGTCCTCTCGGCGTGGGGCTGGGACGAGCGCCCGGTCGGCGTGGTGACGGTCGGCTCCCGCCGCCGCCCGTCGCTGGTCGGCAGCTTCGGTCAGCGCATCTCGACGATCGGCCGCCTGCCGTTCCTGGGCACCGTCTGGCTCGGCGAGTCGACGCACCGCGCCAACAGCGCCCAACGCCTCGCGGGCCTGGTCCGTTCCGGCGAGGTCCCGGACGTGTCCGGTGTGGACGGTCCGGTGCTCTTGATCGACGACCACATCGACACGGGCTGGACCATGACGGTGGCCACCAGGATGCTCAGGAAGGAGGGGGTGCCCGCGGTGTTGCCGTTCGCGCTGGCGGTGACGAACTGACGCCGGGCCCTACCGGGCGACCAGCCGCCTGAGCTGCCCGATCTCGGCCACGTTCTTCATCAGCTCGGCGTTGACCCAACCGGCTGTGTGCGCGACGGTCATCGTCCCGTCGGGCCACGGGAAGTCGGTGGTCGCCTCCAGGTCCGCGGTGGTGAGCACGTCCAGCCACTCCGCGTGCAGGTCGCGCAACCACCCGACGGCGCGTTCCGGTCCCGGCCACACCACCTCACGCGGCTCACTCTTGCGCACGTGGTCGATCGCGGCGGTCCACCACCAGCCGATGTGCCACGTCAACCAGGCCATGGTGGCCACGCCGGCGGACTCCTGTTCGGGTGTCGGCCAGTCCCGTTCCCACTCCGTGCCGTTGTGGCGCATGGTGAAGACGACGGAGCCCTCGGGTTCCCAGAGAAGGTCGGCCTGGTCCAACAGGTCCAGGTGGTACTCGAACAGCGACCACGTCAGCTCGCACTGCCAGCGCAGCAGCTCGCGTTGGGAGACAGCCATGGTCCTCAACCTAAAGGAGCTCGTGATGCGCGTTGCCGCTGCCCAGGTCCGCAGTCCGTGGATGGACCTGGAAGCCGGGGTGCGCAAGGTGGTCGACTTCGTGGGGAAAGCCGCGGCTGAGGGCGTGGAGCTCGTCGTGTTCCCGGAGACCTTCTTACCGGGCTACCCGATCTGGCTCACCGAGGCCGGAGGCGTGCGGTTCGACGGTGCGAAGCAGGAGCTGGCCTGTGCGGCGTACCGGGAGCTCGCGATCGAGTTGACCGGTCCCGAGCTGCGGGTGGTCGTCGAGTGCGTGCGGGACCACGGCGTGTTCACCTACCTCGGGATCGCTGAGCGAGGGCCTGGCCGCGGCACCGTGTACTGCACGCTGGTGGCGATCGACCCGGTGGCCGGTGTGCGCGGCGTGCACCGCAAACTCGTGCCGACCCCCGAAGAACGGCTGGTGTGGGCCGACGGGGATGGGCACGGTCTGCAGGTGCACCAGGTCGGCGGTGCACGGGTCGGCGGCCTGTGCTGCTGGGAGAACTGGATGCCGCTGGCACGGCACGCCTTGCATGCACAGGCTCCTGATCTGCACGTGTCGGTGTGGCCGGGATCCACGAGGCTGACCGGCGACATCACCCGGTTCGTCGCGCTGGAGGGTGGCGTGTACTCGCTCGCGGCCGGTGCCGTGATCGACTACGCGGACGTGCCCGCCGGTTTCCCGTTGCGGGACGAGATCCTGGCCGCCAGGCAGAGCTCGCCCTACGACGGCGGTTCGGCGATCGCCGGACCGAACGGCCGGTGGATCGTGGAGCCGGTCAAGGACGAGGAGCGGCTCGTGATCGCCGACATCGACCCCGCGGTGGTGCGCGGTGCCCGGCGGGAGCTCGATCCGACCGGGCACCTCAGCAGGCCGGACGTGTTCCAGCTGACGGTGGATCGGAGGCGGTTGATCTCGGCGACATCTCTCGACCGGCTCTGAAGTTGTCGGCGTTGCTCGTGAGCGGGAAACTCCTGCCCGTGATCACGTGACCGGTTGCCCCGGTCGCGGCGGGAAGGAGCAGAAGCCCATGGTTGTACCAGGACCGACCAAGGCGCGCAGGCGCCGGCCGTGGCTGCGGATGTTCTTCGTCGGTCTGGCGCTGTGGGTGGCGACGGTGGTGATCACCTACATCACCGGCAACGCCAACCTGATCCCGACGATCGTGTTGCTGGGCAGCTTCCTGGTGCCGGGCACGTTCGTGGCGTGGGCGTTCCAGCACAGCCACTCCGGTGAGGTGACCGGGGAGATGGTGTTCAGGACGTTCGCGGTCGGTGGCGTGCTGGGCGTGTTGGGTGCGTCGCTGTTGGAGACGTACCTGCTGCACCCGTCGCCGTTGCTGTTCGTGGGTGTCGGGCTGATCGAGGAGGCGGTGAAGCTCGGGGCGTTGGCGTTGCTGACGCGGCACCTGGCGCACAAGTCCTGTCGCGACGGTCTGGTGCTGGGCGCGAGCGTCGGGTTCGGGTTCGCGGCGTTCGAGTCGGCGGGTTACGCGCTCACGGCGACGTTGACCGAGCACGGGTTGTCGCTGATCGACCTGGTGACGACGGAGCTGTTGCGCGGCTTCCTGGCGCCGTTCGGGCACGGGTTGTGGACGGCGATCCTCGGTGGCGTGCTGTTCGCGCGCAGTGCCCGCGAGCACTTCATGCTCACCGGGCGGCTGTTCGCCGCGTACCTCGGGGTGTCGTTGCTGCACGCCCTGTGGGACTCGATGAACAGCATCGCGGTGGTGTTCACGCTGGTGCTCACCGACCAGCCGTGGCAGGAGCAGGCGCTGGAGGCGGGGTACCTGCCGCAGCCGACGCCGCCGCAGGTGCTGCTGTTCACGGTCTTCACCTGGCTCGGGCTCGCGTTGATCTCGGCGGTCGGGGTGGTGTGGTTGTGGCGCCTGGTGGTGGCGTCGCGTCGTGAGTTCGTGCCGGTGCGCGGCTACCCGTTGCGCACGGATGCGCGGTGGTGGCCGGCGGGTCGGCCGCCGCAGTAGATCGGCGCGGCAGGTCGGTGCAGCAGGCCGCCCGTGGCGGGGTGCGGTGTGGCAGGGTCGTCGGCATGACTCCGGACGTGGTGCGGTTCCGGCAGGCCGACTTCCTCCTCGCGCTGCACCGGAGGTTCGGGCCGGTCGTGCGGATGGGCCCGTACACCTACCTGCTCGGGCCGGAGGCGAACCGGTTCGTGTTCGCGAACTCCGAGCTCTTCGGGGTGCAGGAGGCGTTCCAGTCGCTGGTGCCGGTCGACGGGCCGACGTCGTTGATCGTCAGCGACGGCGACGACCACAAGCGGCGGCGTCGGCTCGTGCAGCCGGCGTTGGTGCACCGGCAGATCGCCAACTACGTGCCGGTGATGCGGTCGAACGCCGAGGCGGTGCTCTCCGACTGGCGGCCGGGTGCCGTGGTCGACGTGTACCAGGAGTTCCGGCGGGCGATCCGGCGCAGCACGATCCACGCGTTGTTCGGCAACCGGTTGGCGCAGGAGGCGGACTTCTTCGGCGCGCACCTGCAGCTGCTGATCAACCTGATCGACCGCAACCCCGCGGTGGTCACGTGGCTCAGGCGGACGAACGCCCC from Lentzea guizhouensis harbors:
- a CDS encoding glutamate-5-semialdehyde dehydrogenase, giving the protein MTEDLRDQVHAAARRARVAADELVLATRERKDAALHEMAAALRNRAPEILEANQKDLEAGRAAGLPENILDRLTLTEARVDAVANGLETVAGLADPVGEVVRGSILPNGLELKQVRVPMGVVGMVYEGRPNVTVDAAGLALKSGNAALLRGSSTAEHSNTTLVAVLRDALESVNLPADCVQLLPCHDRASVTHLITARGLVDLVIPRGGSGLINAVVEQATVPTIETGVGNCHVYVDAHADLDMAESIVLNSKTRRTSVCNAAESLLVHKDVAAQFVPRITKALQQEDVTVHGDEQFAQQPNVEAATDDDWGTEYLSLDIAARVVGSLDDAVKHIAQYGSGHSEAIVTNDVAAARKFTARVDAAAVFVNASTAFTDGAEFGMGAEIGISTQKLHARGPMGLTELTSTKWVAWGEGHTRPKA
- the nadD gene encoding nicotinate-nucleotide adenylyltransferase, with the translated sequence MRIGVMGGTFDPIHHGHLVAASEVQARFDLDRVIFVPTGQPWQKASREVSPAEDRYLMTVIATASNPRFSVSRVDIDRDGPTYTVDTLTDLKAQYPNADLFFITGADALEQILSWKRAADAFALAHFIGVTRPGYTLNDHHLPPGAVSLVEVPAMAISSTGCRARTASGQPVWYLVPDGVVQYIAKTGLYSES
- a CDS encoding carbon-nitrogen hydrolase family protein, coding for MRVAAAQVRSPWMDLEAGVRKVVDFVGKAAAEGVELVVFPETFLPGYPIWLTEAGGVRFDGAKQELACAAYRELAIELTGPELRVVVECVRDHGVFTYLGIAERGPGRGTVYCTLVAIDPVAGVRGVHRKLVPTPEERLVWADGDGHGLQVHQVGGARVGGLCCWENWMPLARHALHAQAPDLHVSVWPGSTRLTGDITRFVALEGGVYSLAAGAVIDYADVPAGFPLRDEILAARQSSPYDGGSAIAGPNGRWIVEPVKDEERLVIADIDPAVVRGARRELDPTGHLSRPDVFQLTVDRRRLISATSLDRL
- the rsfS gene encoding ribosome silencing factor; translated protein: MAATDEARRLALVAANAAADKKAHDVTVLDVSDQLVITDVFVIASAPNERQVGAIVDNIEEKLREAGTKPVRREGAREGRWVLLDFVDVVVHVQHTEERSFYGLERLWKDCPRIEFEADVPADSTAE
- a CDS encoding PrsW family intramembrane metalloprotease, with product MVVPGPTKARRRRPWLRMFFVGLALWVATVVITYITGNANLIPTIVLLGSFLVPGTFVAWAFQHSHSGEVTGEMVFRTFAVGGVLGVLGASLLETYLLHPSPLLFVGVGLIEEAVKLGALALLTRHLAHKSCRDGLVLGASVGFGFAAFESAGYALTATLTEHGLSLIDLVTTELLRGFLAPFGHGLWTAILGGVLFARSAREHFMLTGRLFAAYLGVSLLHALWDSMNSIAVVFTLVLTDQPWQEQALEAGYLPQPTPPQVLLFTVFTWLGLALISAVGVVWLWRLVVASRREFVPVRGYPLRTDARWWPAGRPPQ
- a CDS encoding RecQ family ATP-dependent DNA helicase encodes the protein MDDIALRELAEERLRALAGPEAVLREDQWTAIHTLVAQRRRALVVQRTGWGKSAVYFIATALLRQLGEGPTVIVSPLLALMRNQVDAAARAGVHAVTINSANTDEWDAVQEQVTAGEVDVLLVSPERLNNPDFRDTVLPSLTASAGLLVVDEAHCISDWGHDFRPDYRRLRTLLTELPPGVPVLATTATANDRVVHDVTEQLGLGADEGTLVLRGPLDRDSLRLHVALLPTAESRLGWLAEQLDRLPGSGIIYTLTVAAADDIAAFLSDRGFAVAAYSGKTETAERQRAEEDLLGNKVKALVATSALGMGFDKPDLGFVVHVGAPSSPIAYYQQIGRAGRGVERAEVILLPGHEDRDIWAYFASLAFPAEVVVRQVLSALSGAGKPLSTAALEPVVELSRGRLEVVLKVLDVDGAVRRVRGGWEATGQPWEYDGERYARIAEARRAEQQVMIEYQRTSSCRMKFLQDQLDDPTARDCGRCDNCTGERLSVAVSETAAGAARERLLRPGVDVAPRKMWPTGMAAIGVPLSGKIPAAEVAATGRALGRLTDIGWGNRLRDLLADGVDQEIPDDVFAACVKVLSAWGWDERPVGVVTVGSRRRPSLVGSFGQRISTIGRLPFLGTVWLGESTHRANSAQRLAGLVRSGEVPDVSGVDGPVLLIDDHIDTGWTMTVATRMLRKEGVPAVLPFALAVTN
- a CDS encoding histidine phosphatase family protein encodes the protein MALSRLVLWRHGETDYNATGRLQGHLDSALTETGLNQARFAVPVLAGFEPEIVVASDLQRARETARVFTTSAEVPLRIDERLRETHLGKWQGLTTAEVEQEWPGAVTVWRTDPTYTPPDGESRVEVAERAIKVVQEVDAEFSQTALLCAHGGLISALTGRLLELPVANWSQLGGISNCHWTVFTRRNDRWRLSSYNAGTTR
- a CDS encoding DinB family protein, translated to MAVSQRELLRWQCELTWSLFEYHLDLLDQADLLWEPEGSVVFTMRHNGTEWERDWPTPEQESAGVATMAWLTWHIGWWWTAAIDHVRKSEPREVVWPGPERAVGWLRDLHAEWLDVLTTADLEATTDFPWPDGTMTVAHTAGWVNAELMKNVAEIGQLRRLVAR
- a CDS encoding cold-shock protein, with translation MATGTVKWFNAEKGFGFIAPDDGSADVFVHYSEIQSKGFRSLEENQKVEFEVGQGQKGPQAQQVRPI
- a CDS encoding cytochrome P450, with amino-acid sequence MPFPVTIICELLGVPFEDRAEFRGWSDQVMGTVGNDTPQAALEGMTKLHAYFTALVAKRRAHPTDDLYSALVAARDNDDRLSEDELVRFGITLLVAGHETTANMLGNSVITLLERPDAWQRLLDDPAAVPGAVEELLRFVPLGSGAGFPRIATEDVQVGNAQVKEGDALLVVVSSANRDESVYPNSGELDVDREVGQHMQFGHGIHFCLGSQLARMELHVALAAVLRRMPGLRLVEPVEFRKGSLVRGPIRLRVSW